One window of the Conexibacter sp. SYSU D00693 genome contains the following:
- the yaaA gene encoding peroxide stress protein YaaA codes for MLLLLPPSEGKARPPAGDPVDLDALAFAAELGDVRRTVLRAIGGGLLEAPAAPAAEVYTGVLFDRLDAGSLTAAARRRAREQLLVASGLWGLVRLDDRIPHYKLPIGEQVPRLRTGLAALWRPAVAEALASRDRDGELVVDCRSGSYAAVWRPRAAALVEVRAFRVHADGRRQVITHMAKASRGDVARELLRTRRAVRTPRHVAQVAAAAGIEAELVAPARDRGPWTLDVLEGA; via the coding sequence GTGCTGCTCCTGCTGCCGCCCTCCGAGGGCAAGGCCCGGCCGCCCGCCGGCGATCCGGTGGACCTCGACGCGCTGGCGTTCGCCGCGGAGCTGGGCGACGTGCGACGCACCGTGCTGCGGGCGATCGGCGGTGGCCTGCTCGAGGCGCCCGCCGCGCCGGCGGCCGAGGTCTACACGGGTGTGCTGTTCGACCGGCTCGATGCGGGGTCGCTCACCGCGGCGGCGCGGCGCCGTGCGCGGGAGCAGCTGCTCGTCGCCAGCGGGCTGTGGGGCCTCGTGCGCCTCGACGACCGCATCCCGCACTACAAGCTGCCCATCGGCGAGCAGGTGCCACGCCTGCGCACCGGGCTGGCCGCGCTGTGGCGACCGGCGGTCGCCGAGGCGCTGGCCTCGCGGGACCGCGACGGCGAGCTCGTGGTCGACTGCCGCTCGGGCTCGTACGCCGCGGTCTGGCGCCCGCGGGCGGCGGCGCTCGTCGAGGTGCGGGCCTTCCGGGTGCACGCCGACGGCCGGCGGCAGGTCATCACCCACATGGCCAAGGCCTCGCGCGGCGACGTGGCGCGCGAGCTGCTGCGCACCCGCCGCGCCGTGCGCACGCCGCGCCACGTCGCGCAGGTCGCGGCGGCCGCCGGCATCGAGGCCGAGCTGGTCGCGCCCGCGCGCGATCGCGGGCCGTGGACGCTCGACGTCCTCGAGGGTGCCTAG
- a CDS encoding DUF488 family protein has protein sequence MATVWTIGYERLLPGALVAELEAAGVQRLIDVRFRPQSRRPGMSKTRLGQLLGEHGIAYEHRRALGTPPDLRHLYKTGKVAEGAAAFERHVEATADDELDALAQELAGDGPRTALMCLEEDPACCHRRVLADALARRLPGLRVVDL, from the coding sequence GTGGCGACCGTGTGGACCATCGGCTACGAACGGCTGCTGCCCGGCGCCCTGGTGGCCGAGCTCGAGGCCGCGGGCGTGCAGCGGCTCATCGACGTGCGCTTCCGGCCGCAGTCGCGCCGGCCGGGCATGTCCAAGACGCGACTCGGCCAGCTCCTGGGCGAGCACGGCATCGCCTACGAGCACCGCCGCGCGCTCGGCACGCCGCCCGACCTGCGCCACCTCTACAAGACCGGCAAGGTCGCGGAGGGCGCCGCCGCGTTCGAGCGCCACGTCGAGGCGACGGCCGACGACGAGCTCGACGCGCTGGCGCAGGAGCTGGCCGGCGACGGGCCGCGCACGGCGCTCATGTGCCTCGAGGAGGACCCGGCGTGCTGCCACCGCCGGGTGCTCGCCGACGCGCTCGCGCGCCGGCTGCCCGGCCTGCGCGTCGTCGACCTCTAG
- a CDS encoding spermidine synthase gives MARRRAQPEELAREGGLVVLSDPRRPGGRLLLQDDMEASYVDLADERHVEFDYLRRLRDLVEVAGARDVLHVGGAACALARALAAGAGGRAMRQEVVEADPAVLEVARRHLGLRRTAGLRVRVGDGRAAVARRAEGTLDAVLVDAFVGARVPRHLVTREAVADVRRVLRPDGVVAVNVVDVPPLHDVRAVAAALAEHFATVAALGAGPTVRARRGGNVVVVGGPPSLALERLRAAAAADPSPAALVHGAQLSALVGGVAPWTD, from the coding sequence ATGGCCCGCCGGCGCGCCCAGCCCGAGGAGCTCGCCCGCGAGGGCGGCCTCGTCGTCCTCTCCGACCCGCGGCGGCCGGGCGGGCGGCTGCTGCTCCAGGACGACATGGAGGCCTCGTACGTCGACCTCGCCGACGAGCGCCACGTCGAGTTCGACTACCTGCGGCGGCTGCGCGACCTCGTCGAGGTGGCCGGCGCGCGCGACGTCCTGCACGTCGGTGGAGCGGCCTGCGCCCTCGCCCGCGCCCTCGCGGCGGGAGCGGGTGGGCGCGCCATGCGCCAGGAGGTCGTCGAGGCCGACCCCGCCGTCCTCGAGGTCGCCCGCCGTCACCTCGGCCTGCGCCGGACAGCGGGGCTCCGCGTCCGGGTGGGCGACGGTCGGGCCGCGGTGGCGCGGCGCGCGGAGGGCACGCTGGACGCCGTGCTGGTCGACGCCTTCGTCGGCGCCCGCGTCCCACGCCATCTCGTGACCCGCGAGGCCGTGGCCGACGTCCGCCGCGTGCTGCGCCCGGACGGCGTCGTCGCGGTGAACGTCGTCGACGTCCCGCCGCTGCACGACGTCCGCGCGGTGGCGGCGGCGCTGGCCGAGCACTTCGCGACGGTGGCCGCGCTCGGCGCCGGGCCGACGGTCCGCGCCCGGCGCGGCGGCAACGTCGTCGTGGTGGGGGGCCCGCCGTCGCTGGCGCTCGAGCGCCTGCGGGCCGCCGCGGCCGCCGACCCCTCGCCGGCCGCCCTCGTGCACGGCGCGCAGCTCAGCGCCCTGGTGGGCGGGGTCGCGCCGTGGACCGACTAG
- a CDS encoding S8 family serine peptidase, giving the protein MPSLTRAVACLATATCVLGAAATAAPAAERQERTYVVVLQQDASASAGRAAIERAGGRVVQLNDAVGVATVTSTNASFADEAVKSKAVAGAATDRAVGKAPADQAQLAQRREVERMEAARLARQAPGVAAPSLAPAGPLADPLTPLQWDMDMIDADASGSYATQQGSHDVRVGVIDTGIDGSHPDIAPNFDAQLSRNFTVDDPVIDGSCASDPDGSCTDPADVDEDGHGTHVAGTIGSPLNGVGIGGVAPKVSLVNLRAGQDSGYFFLQPVVNALTYAGDNGIDVVNMSFYIDPWLYNCRNNPADSPEAQAQQRTILTATQRALDYARRHGVTLIAAEGNGNTDLGRPTFDDSSPDYPPDAAYDRTIDNRCKSMPTEADGVIGVTSVGPSGRKAYYSDYGVEQADVSAPGGDRRDFPGTDRYLSPTNTILAPYPEALARANGEIDDDGTPNTPFVVRDCTGGPCSYYQYLQGTSMAAPHAVGVAALIIAQEGRRDRRHGGVTADPDRVEQRLLRTAVDTPCPTPRTLDYPDLDEPYTATCEGLPTRNGFYGDGIVNAARAVTDVKG; this is encoded by the coding sequence TTGCCCAGTCTCACCCGCGCCGTCGCCTGCCTGGCGACGGCCACCTGCGTCCTCGGCGCCGCGGCCACCGCCGCACCCGCCGCCGAGCGCCAGGAGCGCACGTACGTCGTGGTGCTCCAGCAGGACGCCAGCGCCAGCGCCGGCCGCGCCGCCATCGAGCGCGCCGGCGGCCGCGTCGTCCAGCTCAACGACGCCGTCGGCGTCGCGACGGTGACGTCCACGAACGCGTCGTTCGCGGACGAGGCCGTCAAGTCCAAGGCCGTCGCCGGCGCCGCGACGGACCGTGCCGTGGGCAAGGCCCCGGCCGACCAGGCCCAGCTGGCCCAGCGCCGCGAGGTCGAGCGCATGGAGGCCGCCCGCCTCGCCCGGCAGGCGCCGGGCGTCGCCGCGCCGAGCCTCGCGCCGGCCGGCCCGCTCGCCGATCCGCTGACGCCGCTGCAGTGGGACATGGACATGATCGACGCCGACGCGTCGGGCTCCTACGCCACGCAGCAGGGCAGCCACGACGTCCGGGTCGGCGTGATCGACACCGGCATCGACGGCTCGCACCCGGACATCGCGCCGAACTTCGACGCGCAGCTGTCGCGGAACTTCACCGTGGACGACCCCGTGATCGACGGCTCGTGCGCCTCGGACCCCGACGGGTCCTGCACCGACCCGGCCGACGTCGACGAGGACGGCCACGGCACGCACGTCGCCGGCACGATCGGCTCGCCGCTCAACGGCGTGGGCATCGGCGGCGTCGCGCCGAAGGTGTCGCTGGTCAACCTGCGCGCCGGCCAGGACTCCGGCTACTTCTTCCTGCAGCCGGTGGTCAACGCGCTCACCTACGCCGGTGACAACGGGATCGACGTCGTGAACATGTCGTTCTACATCGACCCCTGGCTCTACAACTGCCGCAACAACCCGGCGGACTCGCCCGAGGCGCAGGCCCAGCAGCGGACGATCCTCACCGCGACGCAGCGCGCGCTGGACTACGCGCGGCGACACGGCGTGACGCTCATCGCCGCCGAGGGCAACGGCAACACCGACCTCGGCCGGCCGACGTTCGACGACAGCTCGCCGGACTACCCGCCGGACGCCGCGTACGACCGGACGATCGACAACCGCTGCAAGTCGATGCCCACCGAGGCCGACGGCGTGATCGGCGTCACCTCGGTCGGCCCGAGCGGGCGCAAGGCCTACTACTCCGACTACGGCGTGGAGCAGGCCGACGTGTCGGCGCCGGGCGGCGACCGCCGGGACTTCCCGGGCACCGACCGCTACCTGTCGCCGACGAACACGATCCTCGCCCCGTACCCCGAGGCGCTGGCGCGGGCCAACGGCGAGATCGACGACGACGGCACGCCGAACACGCCGTTCGTCGTGCGTGACTGCACCGGCGGCCCGTGCAGCTACTACCAGTACCTGCAGGGCACCTCGATGGCCGCGCCCCACGCGGTCGGCGTCGCGGCGCTGATCATCGCGCAGGAGGGCCGGCGCGACCGCCGGCACGGCGGCGTGACGGCCGACCCGGATCGGGTCGAGCAGCGGCTGCTGCGCACGGCGGTCGACACCCCGTGCCCGACGCCGCGCACGCTCGACTACCCCGACCTCGACGAGCCGTACACCGCGACGTGCGAGGGGCTGCCGACGCGCAACGGGTTCTACGGCGACGGCATCGTGAACGCCGCCCGCGCCGTGACCGACGTCAAGGGCTAG
- a CDS encoding GIY-YIG nuclease family protein: MPEPPAPVVYLLWCRADDSLYCGWTTDLERRVAAHAAGKGARYTRSRLPVELAAWWPVQDMRAALREEARIKALSRAEKLALVAEHAAARVDA; encoded by the coding sequence GTGCCGGAGCCCCCAGCGCCCGTCGTCTACCTCCTGTGGTGCCGCGCCGACGACTCGCTGTACTGCGGCTGGACGACCGACCTCGAGCGCCGGGTGGCCGCCCACGCCGCGGGCAAGGGCGCCCGCTACACCCGCTCCCGGCTGCCGGTCGAGCTCGCGGCGTGGTGGCCGGTGCAGGACATGCGCGCCGCCCTGCGCGAGGAGGCACGGATCAAGGCGCTGTCGCGGGCCGAGAAGCTCGCGCTCGTGGCCGAGCACGCGGCGGCCCGGGTGGACGCATGA
- a CDS encoding YciI family protein, which translates to MERHAYLYRLLPPRPDFAMTMTEEEAGAMGRHAAYFDERLAAGEVHAFGLVMDPKGPWGVALVLADQEDAARAIADADPAIASGTCTYELLAMPRAFVAG; encoded by the coding sequence ATGGAGCGCCACGCCTACCTGTACCGCCTGCTGCCCCCGCGGCCGGACTTCGCGATGACCATGACCGAGGAGGAGGCGGGGGCCATGGGCCGTCACGCCGCGTACTTCGACGAGCGCCTCGCCGCCGGCGAGGTCCACGCGTTCGGCCTCGTCATGGACCCGAAGGGCCCGTGGGGCGTCGCGCTGGTCCTCGCCGACCAGGAGGACGCGGCGCGCGCGATCGCCGACGCCGACCCGGCGATCGCGTCGGGCACCTGCACCTACGAGCTGCTGGCGATGCCGCGGGCGTTCGTGGCGGGGTAG
- a CDS encoding DUF2188 domain-containing protein, which translates to MAHLEVVPQSGRWLVRYEGDPASISEHDTQDDAIADARNHAREFPEPIIRVHGLNGGVHTMIVDPDHDGPPSRSGLGEAMG; encoded by the coding sequence ATGGCCCACCTCGAGGTCGTGCCGCAGTCCGGCCGCTGGCTCGTCCGCTACGAGGGCGACCCCGCGTCGATCTCCGAGCACGACACGCAGGACGACGCGATCGCCGACGCGCGCAACCACGCGCGGGAGTTCCCTGAGCCGATCATCCGCGTGCACGGCCTCAACGGCGGCGTGCACACCATGATCGTCGACCCCGACCACGACGGCCCGCCGTCACGCTCGGGGCTCGGCGAGGCCATGGGCTAG
- a CDS encoding SRPBCC family protein — protein sequence MQQAVDAVRREVVVDVSQERAFEVFTGRMTTWWPAHHHIGQAPIEDVLVEPREGGRWYTRHTDGSETSTGYVDVWEPHDRVVLTWQITADWRYDPGLRTLVEVRFVAEAPGRTRVVLEHRGLEAYGAQAEHMRQTFDAPDAWEGTLAAFAGAVAA from the coding sequence ATGCAGCAGGCCGTGGACGCGGTGCGCCGGGAGGTCGTCGTCGACGTCTCCCAGGAACGCGCCTTCGAGGTCTTCACCGGGCGGATGACGACGTGGTGGCCCGCCCACCACCACATCGGCCAGGCGCCGATCGAGGACGTCCTCGTCGAGCCGCGCGAGGGCGGGCGCTGGTACACCCGCCACACCGACGGCAGCGAGACCTCGACGGGCTACGTCGACGTCTGGGAGCCCCACGACCGCGTCGTCCTCACCTGGCAGATCACCGCCGACTGGCGCTACGACCCCGGCCTGCGCACGCTGGTCGAGGTGCGCTTCGTCGCCGAGGCGCCCGGCCGCACGCGCGTCGTCCTCGAGCACCGCGGTCTGGAGGCCTACGGCGCCCAGGCCGAGCACATGCGCCAGACCTTCGACGCGCCCGACGCCTGGGAGGGCACGCTGGCCGCCTTCGCCGGCGCCGTCGCCGCCTAG
- a CDS encoding inositol monophosphatase family protein gives MEDDQLAVALADAADAVTVAHFAHAAPAAGVVHKADRSPVTAADHEAEAALRGLLARHRPDDAVLGEEQGGADDRPARLWLLDPVDGTLSFARGIPVWGTLVALERDGVPVLGMVSAPVLGRRWRTTRDGVVTRLPDGTERPARVSAATTLDGALAGCSNPGGLGDPERRAAVVALGDRAQWVAGFESFWGPVLVAEGALDVAVLPEGERWDVAPLRALVEAAGGRCTALDFGARTGRTGAVFSAPGVHDELLAALGAAG, from the coding sequence GTGGAGGACGACCAGCTCGCCGTGGCCCTGGCCGACGCGGCCGACGCCGTCACCGTCGCGCACTTCGCCCACGCCGCGCCGGCGGCCGGGGTCGTCCACAAGGCCGACCGCTCGCCGGTCACCGCCGCCGACCACGAGGCCGAGGCGGCGCTGCGCGGGCTGCTGGCCCGCCACCGGCCGGACGACGCGGTCCTCGGCGAGGAGCAGGGCGGCGCCGACGACCGGCCGGCCCGGCTGTGGCTGCTGGACCCGGTCGACGGGACGCTCTCCTTCGCCCGCGGCATCCCGGTGTGGGGCACGCTCGTGGCCCTCGAGCGCGACGGCGTGCCGGTGCTCGGCATGGTGTCGGCGCCCGTGCTCGGGCGCCGCTGGCGCACCACCCGCGACGGGGTCGTGACGCGGCTGCCCGACGGGACGGAGCGGCCGGCGCGGGTCTCGGCCGCCACGACGCTGGACGGCGCGCTCGCGGGCTGCTCGAACCCCGGCGGCCTGGGCGACCCCGAGCGCCGCGCGGCGGTCGTGGCCCTCGGCGACCGCGCGCAGTGGGTGGCGGGGTTCGAGTCCTTCTGGGGGCCGGTGCTCGTGGCCGAGGGCGCGCTCGACGTCGCGGTGCTGCCGGAGGGCGAGCGCTGGGACGTGGCGCCGCTGCGGGCACTGGTCGAGGCCGCGGGCGGGCGCTGCACCGCGCTGGACTTCGGCGCCCGGACGGGACGCACGGGCGCGGTCTTCTCCGCGCCCGGCGTCCACGACGAGCTGCTCGCCGCGCTGGGCGCCGCGGGCTAG
- a CDS encoding substrate-binding domain-containing protein: MWARLVRLAAPLALVCALAGCGDGSSEVDEEPLVVATNDRPSPGSGQGGLPQGTVRIAVVTHGQASSPFWAIVRNGVESAARQMDVQVDYRAPDTYSLPRMVALVDQAVRSRPDALVVSLPETGVGPAIRRAVREGIPTVTINSGSDDARKLGVLVHVGQPEDRAGLLAGRRLARSGVRRALCVNQQVGNLGLDARCRGLAQAMREAGGRSFVVPVDDQAPTADDDIRTAIRTRRADGVLAMNATSGIAAAEAVKASGSDVEVGTFDLGPDVLGLVQRGQMAFAVDQQAYLQGYLPIVLLAQRARYGLFPAQEGVLPTGPRFVTREDAGQALELSRRSIR, encoded by the coding sequence GTGTGGGCTCGCCTCGTCCGTCTCGCCGCGCCGCTGGCGCTCGTCTGCGCGCTCGCGGGCTGCGGGGACGGCAGCAGCGAGGTCGACGAGGAGCCGCTCGTCGTCGCGACCAACGACCGGCCGTCGCCCGGCTCGGGCCAGGGCGGCCTGCCGCAGGGCACCGTGCGCATCGCGGTCGTCACCCACGGGCAGGCGTCGAGCCCGTTCTGGGCGATCGTGCGCAACGGCGTCGAGTCGGCGGCCCGCCAGATGGACGTCCAGGTCGACTACCGCGCGCCCGACACGTACTCGCTGCCGCGGATGGTCGCGCTCGTCGACCAGGCGGTCCGCAGCCGGCCCGACGCGCTGGTGGTCTCGCTGCCCGAGACCGGCGTCGGCCCGGCCATCCGCCGCGCCGTGCGCGAGGGCATCCCGACGGTCACCATCAACTCCGGCAGCGACGACGCGCGCAAGCTCGGCGTCCTGGTCCACGTGGGCCAGCCCGAGGACCGTGCCGGCCTCCTGGCCGGTCGCCGCCTCGCGAGGTCCGGGGTGCGCCGCGCGCTGTGCGTCAACCAGCAGGTCGGCAACCTCGGGCTCGACGCCCGCTGTCGCGGCCTGGCGCAGGCGATGCGCGAGGCCGGCGGGCGGTCGTTCGTCGTGCCGGTCGACGACCAGGCGCCCACGGCCGACGACGACATCCGCACGGCGATCCGCACCCGCCGGGCCGACGGCGTCCTGGCGATGAACGCGACCTCCGGCATCGCCGCCGCCGAGGCGGTCAAGGCGTCGGGAAGCGACGTGGAGGTCGGGACGTTCGACCTCGGGCCCGACGTCCTGGGCCTCGTCCAGCGTGGTCAGATGGCCTTCGCCGTCGACCAGCAGGCCTACCTCCAGGGCTACCTGCCGATCGTCCTGCTCGCCCAGCGCGCGCGCTACGGCCTGTTCCCGGCGCAGGAGGGCGTCCTGCCGACGGGGCCGCGGTTCGTCACCCGCGAGGACGCCGGTCAGGCGCTCGAGCTCAGCCGGCGCTCCATCCGCTGA
- a CDS encoding MaoC/PaaZ C-terminal domain-containing protein: MSARWFAEDLEVGRRFDLGERTLTADEVKAFARDWDPLPFHLDDRAAAEGPFGELVASGLHSLAVVTRLVADAVVLRTAVIAGLGADGLRMRAPVRPGVPLIGTATVAEQRLRDDGRGVIALRCELRDPGGTLLLEHLVRFLVRRRPGED; the protein is encoded by the coding sequence ATGAGCGCGCGCTGGTTCGCCGAGGACCTGGAGGTCGGGCGCCGCTTCGACCTCGGGGAGCGGACGCTCACGGCCGACGAGGTCAAGGCCTTCGCCCGCGACTGGGACCCGCTGCCCTTCCACCTCGACGACCGCGCGGCGGCCGAAGGGCCCTTCGGGGAGCTCGTCGCCAGCGGGCTGCACAGCCTCGCCGTCGTGACGCGGCTGGTCGCCGACGCGGTGGTGCTGCGGACGGCCGTCATCGCCGGGCTCGGCGCGGACGGGCTGCGGATGCGGGCACCGGTGCGCCCGGGCGTCCCGCTGATCGGGACCGCCACCGTCGCCGAGCAGCGGCTGCGCGACGACGGCCGCGGCGTCATCGCGCTGCGCTGCGAGCTGCGCGACCCGGGTGGCACGCTGCTGCTCGAGCACCTCGTCCGCTTCCTCGTGCGCCGGCGCCCCGGCGAGGACTGA
- a CDS encoding PGPGW domain-containing protein, with product MSTEVPAGDERESDKREPPAIVRRLQDRRESHRDHGIIYRGAFLVAGFTVLLGGLAMLVLPGPALLVIPIGLAILSLEFAWAARALDEILDKAAAAQEKAGGMGTREKVVLGVVAGVCAVAAVAGFLLYQAS from the coding sequence ATGAGCACCGAGGTCCCGGCCGGCGACGAGCGCGAGTCGGACAAGCGCGAGCCGCCGGCGATCGTCCGCCGGCTGCAGGACCGCCGCGAGAGCCACCGCGACCACGGGATCATCTACCGCGGCGCGTTCCTCGTCGCGGGCTTCACCGTCCTGCTGGGCGGCCTGGCGATGCTCGTGCTCCCGGGGCCGGCGCTGCTCGTCATCCCGATCGGGCTGGCGATCCTGTCGCTCGAGTTCGCGTGGGCGGCGCGGGCGCTGGACGAGATCCTCGACAAGGCCGCCGCCGCGCAGGAGAAGGCCGGCGGGATGGGCACGCGCGAGAAGGTCGTGCTCGGCGTCGTGGCCGGCGTGTGCGCCGTGGCGGCGGTCGCCGGCTTCCTGCTCTACCAGGCCAGCTAG
- a CDS encoding helix-turn-helix transcriptional regulator has translation MANGAEMMTALGDPTRQAILDRLVDGPRPVGELAAELPVSRPAVSQHLKVLKEVGLVVDRQEGTRRLYQGDPAGLATLRAYLDGFWGRSLAAFKDVAEEEQD, from the coding sequence ATGGCGAACGGAGCGGAGATGATGACCGCGCTCGGGGACCCGACGCGGCAGGCGATCCTCGACCGCCTCGTCGACGGGCCGCGGCCCGTCGGCGAGCTGGCGGCCGAGCTGCCGGTCAGCCGCCCCGCGGTCTCCCAGCACCTCAAGGTCCTCAAGGAGGTCGGCCTCGTCGTCGACCGCCAGGAGGGCACGCGCCGGCTCTACCAGGGCGACCCCGCCGGCCTGGCGACCCTGCGCGCGTACCTCGACGGGTTCTGGGGCCGCTCGCTGGCCGCGTTCAAGGACGTCGCCGAGGAGGAGCAGGACTGA
- a CDS encoding CoA-binding protein, translating into MEDDVRALLTETRTWAVVGLSPDPWRDSHRIGKLLQDRGFRVIPVTPKADEVLGERAYPTLADVPEPIDVVDVFRRSDQAGAHVDEAIAVGAKGVWLQLGVIDHDAAQRARTAGLRVVMDRCPAIELPRL; encoded by the coding sequence ATGGAGGACGACGTCCGGGCCCTGCTGACCGAGACGAGGACGTGGGCCGTGGTGGGCCTGTCGCCCGACCCGTGGCGCGACTCGCACCGCATCGGCAAGCTGCTGCAGGACCGCGGCTTCCGGGTCATCCCGGTCACCCCGAAGGCCGACGAGGTCCTGGGCGAGCGCGCCTACCCCACGCTCGCCGACGTGCCGGAGCCGATCGACGTCGTCGACGTCTTCCGCCGCTCCGACCAGGCCGGCGCGCACGTCGACGAGGCGATCGCCGTGGGTGCGAAGGGCGTCTGGCTGCAGCTCGGGGTCATCGATCACGACGCCGCGCAGCGGGCGCGGACCGCCGGGCTGCGGGTCGTCATGGACCGCTGCCCGGCGATCGAGCTCCCTCGCCTCTAG
- a CDS encoding MOSC domain-containing protein produces MGRVESVNVGRAAQIGVRRGRPVMSGIGKAPVTGRVAVGPEGLEGDQQADRRVHGGPDKAVYAYAAEDLAAWAHGLDRPLAPGAFFGENLTTSGLDLAQARIGDRWAVGSTLLEVCQPRIPCFKLGLRFEDPKMLKRFAQVRLPGAYLRVLETGDVGAGDAVQVVERPDHEVTIALLFEGMLHDHALLQQAVAAPALPEPLRAWILSEAA; encoded by the coding sequence ATGGGGCGCGTGGAGTCGGTCAACGTCGGGCGGGCGGCACAGATCGGCGTGCGCCGCGGGCGTCCGGTGATGAGCGGCATCGGCAAGGCGCCGGTGACCGGGCGCGTCGCCGTCGGCCCCGAGGGCCTGGAGGGCGACCAGCAGGCCGACCGCCGCGTCCACGGCGGTCCCGACAAGGCGGTGTACGCGTACGCCGCCGAGGACCTGGCGGCGTGGGCACACGGCCTCGACCGGCCCCTCGCGCCGGGCGCCTTCTTCGGCGAGAACCTCACGACGTCCGGCCTCGACCTCGCGCAGGCGCGCATCGGCGACCGCTGGGCGGTGGGCTCGACGCTCCTCGAGGTCTGCCAGCCGCGCATCCCCTGCTTCAAGCTCGGCCTGCGCTTCGAGGACCCGAAGATGCTCAAGCGCTTCGCGCAGGTCCGCCTCCCGGGGGCCTACCTGCGGGTGCTCGAGACGGGTGACGTCGGGGCGGGCGACGCCGTGCAGGTCGTCGAGCGCCCCGACCACGAGGTGACGATCGCGCTGCTGTTCGAGGGGATGCTCCACGACCACGCGCTGCTGCAGCAGGCCGTCGCGGCGCCCGCGCTGCCCGAGCCGCTGCGCGCCTGGATCCTCAGCGAGGCCGCGTGA
- the pdxH gene encoding pyridoxamine 5'-phosphate oxidase, producing MRRAYETAGLDVADLAPTWHEQAERWIADAVEGGIGEPNAMTLATASADGVPSARTVLLKGLDARGLVWFTNLRSRKGREAAENPRAAITIAWVPLARQVLATGIVEPVSDEDSDAYFASRPRGSQLGAVASPQSEVVASRAQLDELLAAAAARFPEGTPVQRPAHWGGLRLVPDAVEVWQGRPDRMHDRLRFRLTGEGWTVERLAP from the coding sequence ATGCGCCGCGCCTACGAGACCGCGGGCCTGGACGTCGCCGACCTCGCGCCGACGTGGCACGAGCAGGCCGAGCGCTGGATCGCCGACGCGGTGGAGGGCGGCATCGGCGAGCCCAACGCGATGACGCTGGCGACGGCGAGCGCGGACGGGGTGCCGAGCGCGCGGACGGTCCTCCTCAAGGGCCTGGACGCGCGCGGCCTGGTGTGGTTCACGAACCTCCGCTCGCGCAAGGGCCGCGAGGCCGCGGAGAACCCGCGGGCGGCGATCACCATCGCGTGGGTGCCGCTGGCCCGCCAGGTCCTGGCGACGGGGATCGTCGAGCCGGTGAGCGACGAGGACTCCGATGCGTACTTCGCGTCGCGCCCGCGTGGGTCCCAGCTCGGGGCGGTGGCCTCGCCGCAGTCCGAGGTCGTCGCGTCGCGCGCGCAGCTCGACGAGCTCCTGGCCGCGGCGGCGGCGCGCTTCCCCGAGGGGACGCCGGTGCAGCGGCCCGCGCACTGGGGTGGGCTGCGCCTCGTGCCCGACGCGGTCGAGGTCTGGCAGGGCCGTCCCGACCGGATGCACGACCGGCTGCGCTTCCGCCTGACCGGCGAGGGCTGGACCGTCGAGCGCCTCGCGCCCTAG